The sequence ATCCACAGTCAACTTGAAAATGAAGTAGTCCGCCACATGATTCTGGCAGGGGCTGGCTCTTTTGCGCGGACTTGGATTGGACTATATGACCGGATCGTGGTAACGTCCAAGCTTTTGGTTTTTTCAACAAGCTGATGTCAGTCCATTGGCCGTTctgacattcattcattcattcattcattcattcgttcgttcagacattcattcattcattcgttcgttcagacattcattcattcattcattcagacATTCATTCAGCTTCCCTGGAAGTGAAACTGTCattttttgaaaagcaaaaaatgtaaCGTCGTCTATCAGGATGGAGATTATTTATGGACGGATGGCTCAGCGGTGGATTTCTTCGACTGGGCTCCTGGCAGGCCAACCATGAACAACAATCAAGACTGTGTCGAGATCAACTTCCCAAGTAGGTACATGAGGAAGGGCGAGCGAACACCAACCGCCATGAAGGGAATGGACAAGAAAAGAATTTGTCTTCTCTTTTGTCTTCCTACAGATAACGATCAGTGGAATGATCGCGGCTGTGGTCGTCGACAACCCTTCGTGTGTGCAAAAGATCAGAATCACTTTTAAGCATTATCACTCTGCAGACAATCAACTGTTCAATCGTTCTCGGAAATGCTATCAAATGATGAACTCCGTGTATCATTTTGCAGTAGGTAGCAGCTGTCATGGACTGCCTTTCATTTCTTTGCATCCAATCAGGTGTTAGGGATAGACTGTGGCGCATTTGTGATTCTTCAAgacaatcaatcaaacaacaataaaatcaTTCTATATTCATTGTCTTCAATGCTTGTCTTTATTAGCGTTGCAAGTGTGTCAGCAGCAGGCTCATACAAAAGTAGTCCTACTGAATGATTCGAATGAAGTCGTCATTCATCGCCGCTGGCCGGCCTGGTAAACAAGCTAGCGTTAGCCGTCTCGTTTGTATCCAACCTTCACGGTGCTATGGTGCCGAGCCAATTTGGTAGCGGTAGCAACGAGTAGCGGTCCACGGTATGCATCCCTACTATGCATgaaagaagaaggaaaaaagacattgatCTCTGTTCTAACCCCCAACCCAACGCGGCACCGTTTTAATTGCAAAAGGTGCAGGCGAGCTCggtagggagggagggagggacgagCCGCCACTGTAGTGTAGTGACTATAGTCTACTTCCATGCCTTGTTGCCAAATCAACTGACCTAAATATGCTTGTAGGTGTGAAAAACCTCAGTGATgtccttttcatttcaattttacAAGTGCTCTTTAATCAGGAAAATCCAAAgctgatcccccccccccaatcacagaattatttttgctAGTTGGTAATTATGACACGTTTTATGCATGTTACGTCAACTTGCTGTGTAAAACCTTTACCATCTGCTCACAAATGGCTCTTTTCATTAAATCGCCTGTCCCATTTTTCGCTCGgcaattttcacatttcaatCGTCTAAAACTTGTATTCGACAAACTCGCAAATATAAACGTGATGCTGCATGAGACACACTATTCATTTCACACTTAAATGCCCAGAATACATTGCGTATAAAGAAAAgaagtcttttcttttttcctctcgCAAAAACCCAGCCGACAAAATTGTTGACAAATCCGAGAACATCTAAGCAACTAAGAAAGATATCTTCTTTttgtcacggatcggaatggagcagcTTGGACCAGCTTGGTTTActgagggaaaaggtagttggaCGGGAGGATGAAGGGGAACAGACGGACAAACTAACAGAACGACCTGAcgacaaaagcaacaacaggactgaccgacaaagacgcgagacaaaaagacagcaaCGACCCgacaggggaggggaggggaaggggaggggggggggtggggggggagggaggcgaggggcagacaggacttaaataccagacaggtaacgagaggcaggtgagaatgatcacactgatcatgggcacacaggaggggaggggaggggaggggaggggaggggaggggcgacgccAACACAAACCATGGCAACCTAGACACATCATAAAGcaaccggggacgagtcgtgacactTTTTTGTATTGGTGAAAATACAAACAGTCCATCTTTGCTTGCGATAGATATTTTAAGTCATGGGGGAAAGGGCTCAAACTGCACTTAATAAATAGAGATGGCGTTGCAGATAAGGCTCACTTTCGAGTCTTTGTCGCTCTCACAACACAGATAAAAATATATGAGTGATGACAGCcgctccctcccctcccctcccctcccgctTATCTCTTCTCTCACTTTCACTTCTGTTTGTGCTCGCATTATACTGCTcaaccactagagggagtATGCTCACCGCCGTATGTGACTCAACAAGTTAGAGATGAGAAAATACTACTTCCTTTGTTCACCTTGCcggtttgcaaaaaaaaagattgtagGATAACTTCCCCCCAACTCTGACAGTTTGTATTCTTAGACATGGCTTTTCCGTTACTattaggaaaaaaagacaaccgCTTGAAAACATATCAAACTGAACTATTTCTTGATTGAGATTTGTAGCAAATCATTGACGCAATCTGCATGAAATGTATTACGGAAGAGAGTTGCTTTACGTGATCTCCATCCAccgctgtgtgcgtgtgtgcgtgcgtgtgcgcgcgcctgtatgcgcgcgtgtgtgcgcgcgcataATGCTCTGTCTCAATCTGTCAGGCAGTGTGACACTGAAATCGATCTTGTGGTGGGCAGgagaaaggaaatgaaaagagCGGACAGTCATTAAAGCCCTTGGTGTAAGTTAGCTGTTGTGTCTTTCTGTTTAGATGAATGGATTTGAGTctgaggcaggcaggcaggcaggcaggcaggcaggcagccacgcaggcaggcagccacgcaggcaggcaggcaggcaggcaggcaggcaggcaggcaggcaggcaggcagccaggcaggcagccacgcaggcaggcagccacgcaggcaggcaggcaggcaggcaggcaggcagccaggcaggcaggcaggcagccaggcagccaggcaggcggTGGCTTTTGTGCCTATACGTATGTTATTGTGCTTAACCTCTATTTTATATGTGGTCACACCATTAGGTGTATTGTTTAGTGTGATTACAGTATAATATCAAAGCAAACGCTGCATCAACATTTCTGACAATAATAGATTAGATCTTGGATTGACACGGTCAACACTCATTCATTTTGTTCGTGTACTTTACAATACAATTACAATATAGagtaaagggaaatgtgctttcggcagtttgcaaacatattttattaaggCGGCGCTAGacttataatcatatcaaCATAATTTTCAGTGGTAGTGTACTCGTGTGGTCACAtaataagtggaaaggaatgtgcaggctacaTGAACTTGTTttctacaaagtattgtggaacaggatgtccagacagggaggacaTCTCAAGGCCGGTGAGGAACGCGAATAACAACTCGTCTTGGTGGTCCAGACACCTGCGCTGAGCAGCGGAAAACACCTAAACGAGGAGGAGATGACCATCGACCAATCGCcgcacaatattttgcatgcttgaatattcatattgtgtttctttaaaactgggcaacccggaagaatgtgttgtctcttgatggtcacaagaacacacgagCTTTAGTGTGTGAGGGACCCGGGGGACCCAGGCGCCTGCCTGTATtagcttgctttgtcaggattaaacaattggtaaattcggcctaattGACAAAtctactggtcttctctttgacagaacgaactcgcaaaattgttaggtgtaccagtgtgtggattaggacaTAACGATtcatgtgttaagtgttgatcgcaatttggagtcagatcaataactaaaatccGTAGCTTAACAAGAGTAAAACTGGATCAGatgttttcatatttgatcTTAGTTCTCGACAGTAGGCTATGCTATTTGGATTGTCAAAATATTAGCCACAGCTCTCAGTATGATGATGGAAAACCGTTGTCCAGTACCACTTCACTGCATTGTGCGTACTGTATACAGGGTAGTGAATACCACACTGACagtcaagcaaaacaaatagcaTTGTTGTATTGGCAAAAGCAGAATTTCTTGATAGAGCTACTTTTTGCGAGTGGACACTCATTACAATGTGCAAGTGTTCCTCAGTCTTGAAGTGCCTGCAGATCATGTGCTCAGAAAATACGTATATTAGAACCTAATACAATAAATGACATCAGACAATGTTGAATTATTTAGTTGCCGTCTCCATTGAGTTCATATtacaatagaatagaatagaatagaatagaatagaatagaatagaatagaatagaatagtaGGCCACTCACTCATTGGAGTGGTTCACTCACCTCAATTCTGTACAGGCACGGTGGTTTCAGTTCATACTCAGTGTGagtgtgattggttgtttgtctcaacAGTATAGTGTCTGCAAGGCTCAAATTATTTATAGTACAGTCACCCCCTGTTTTTTCGCGGGAGATGCGTTCCAGAACCACCCGCGGAAAACGAAAATCCGCCAAGTAGAAACGGTATATGCATTCGTGTGTTTCTTGTTGGCCGCTAGAGGGCGTGGGTGTATTGCAAGTCAATTAGAAGAGTGCTTTTTCTTGAatcaaacaatgcaaaatgtcCATCCACCTTTAGAAATAGCACACTACACTAACCCGGCCGGGGCGGAGCGGGGCGGGGGACATCATGCATAGCCAAACCAAAGTgagtacatttaaaatgactgcGATGGAAGGCCAGACATACCAACACCACAACACACTATTCAGTTCTGTTATATTGAggaagtgtctgtgtgtgtgtgtgtgtgtgtgtgtgtgtgtgtgtgtgtgtgtgtgtgtgtgtgtgtgtgtgtgtgtgtgtgtgtgtgtgtgtgcgtgtgcacgtgcgcgtgtgtttgtgtgtgtgtccggcTTTGAGAGGGTAATCCATCTCCATCACTTAAATGATTATCCCCATTAATCTGCTGTAAACTAATAAAGTAAACAACATTCCCACCTCCCATCTCTCGTCCTCTGTGGGTGCAGGATCATTAAGTCTTTAGTACATtaatttgtcttcatgttcCTCCAGCATGGCTGTCACTCGGGGCTACGGTCCCCCAGAGGCCCTGTTTAGTGGCTCTCCCTCTTTTGGAGAAAAAGGTGAGGGGGTTGTGAGGATGAAGTGTGGAGAGAGGGAGGACATGTAGCGTGTGAGAAAGCATGTCACTGCATTGAGGTGATGAGCTCAGTGGATTTAATTTTGAGTCTGGGACTCAGATGGCCCTGGCGGTCGGCACGGTAATTTGCCTGATCAGGTTAGCGAGTCGGTGGCGCCGGTGATCAATCATCCAGATTGTCACGGCGACTGGGGGGCGCTTGGCGTGGAGCCGTTTGTAATTGCTGTTAGATTGATGCGTCAATGTTTGCCTCGCTTGTTGAGTGAAAGTTTAGACCAGGTCATTGTAAAATGACAGTGGTTAGGCGCATGTGCGGGTTCTCTGCTGACATGGAGACGCTGACAGGGCTTGCGTACacctggcaggcaggcaggcaggcaggcaggcaggcaggcaggcaggcaggcaggcaggcaggcaggcaggcaggcaggcaggcaggcaggcagccaggcagccaggcagccaggcagccaggcagccaggcaggcaggcaggcaggcaggcaggctagcaggcaggcaggctagCAGGGTAGCAGGCTGGCTGAGAGGACCAATACCTAAGTTAGAACTGCATTGAATGAAATTGTCCTTTCCAGTTCAACAAgcataccattttttttacctgtgcttttgaaagtcattttaaaagtctgcaattgtagttttgttttctgttaacaaattgtattttttccttAGAGATGAAATTATCCATCTGATAATTATCGGCCCGATAATATTAAATCGGCCAATATGGAAAGCCGCATGAACCGCACTAATGTTGTCTGGTTACTTTCATTTTAAGAGTCGGAGTCTCTAGTGCATTGGCGCCGCCAAGTGCGACATAAAAAGTCAACAGCGAGACAACTGTCTTTGCGGCGCTTCCCGGAGCGCTTCATTTGAAGGAGGGAGGGCTCTCGGCTGGGCCCAAATCTCACCATATGgcaaatgccccccccccccaaaaaaaagaatgagagAATGTACATTTCAGCCCGTGGTCCCGTTCACTTAAATGAGAGCTGCGGCCTGCTGGAGAGTGACGACGCCCCGTGAATTTTCCTTCTTCAATGTACTTTGAGCTTAGAATTGTGTGGATCAAGACGGCGGAGGAGATGGCGGCGCGCCATCAGTGGCAAATTGTTGTTGGCTCTGACAGCTGAagacaatgtaaacaaaagcaGCACACCCCCTTCAAGATAGCTGAGCATGCAGCACGTCTTCCGTTAGGCCATTCCGTGTCTGCTTATCACGGCGGCTCCGATGCCTCTCATTTCCACATATAAAAGCCAGACACAGTGCGGAGTGTATTTTCCAGGTCAAGTTTGGGGTTAGGGTGCTTCTGCAGCTTCCTGGAGCTGCTCGGAAGCTCTTTACTGCTTGTCTGTCACAGTTACACTTATTTATGACATGGAAAGCAAagttcacacacacagttaaCAGTAACTCGACTTTAGGTAGTCAATGAAAGCTACGAGTATGAGCTTGTTGAAGACTGAGCTAGACTTGCTCCAACGCAGCGATGACATCTGGACAGCATTAAGGTCATATTGGATTGGACATGAGCGATGtggtgaaaagaaatgaatgcaacattttgagtgaaaacattttcatattgCTTGGGGGGAATATCATGCCTCTACTCGCACTTTGCAGTCGTAGCGACTTGTGCTACTACCTCTTGGCTTTTGCTGTGTCTCCGATCCTAGCTGGCCGGCATGTGATCTGCTTGTTGTTAGTCGGTCGGGACAGTCCATTAAGACAATTAGAGCGGACCTTTGACCTCTTAGaaatgagagaaaacaaaaagacacgcTTCTTGACTGAACTCTCACCTTTTAATCTGTTGTTGTGTTTCCAGGTTGAACACACTGCTCACGTCATTGCCGTATACGACATCTCaaatatagatagatagatgttTTTTGGGAGGATGAAATCAATATGCCTTTGTTCCAAGAATAAATCAGATGTGTGTCACGGATGCTAAaaggggggttagggttagtgggggggggacacacgcacacgtctTTAAACGCTTGAGCAGAGAGCCTTCTCGCCGCACGGccgggccggccggccagcccaCGAGGCCCGCTGGACCACGAGGCAGCGAGCCAAAGTGGGGCCAAAACGCAATGATGAAGTCATTGAACATACTGGGACTCATGGTACGGAAAATGTCAGTCATTCTTTCGGCGTGAGCATGAGAAGAACTCTGAAAAGCCGACCGAGCCAAAGAAAAGGCAACCATGGTACAATTATGTGGAAGAGTACAGCATGTTTCGGCACACGGGCGCAAACATGAATCCCGGGGGCCGCGCAGGCACCGGGTGCCAGCCAGTCtacgtctgtgtgtgcgtatatAAAAAACGAATGTATATCTTTTTAGGTGTATATACGTATCTATATACATTCCCTTTGATGAAGGAAGTTTCAGTTTTGAAAAATGGAGCCTAAACATAAAATTCCCCAAGGACCATCACAGTTtcgaaatgttacaaatgagtCCATTTTGAATCACTGTTAAGATCAATCCGAGTCCAAAGGGAAATAGGTGATcggcttttttctttctggcgGTGAGCCCGAAGAATCCTCAGCCAAAACATCCGTAAGCGTTCAGCCGAGCCGCGAAGCCTGGGGACAGGACGACGGCAGGAccggaggaggggaggggtgacaGCACTTGTGCTCCGCTGACAGAGGCTCAAGCATTTCATCAGACACAGCCCACCTGCTTGTGTGTGAGGGGAGTCAGTTCCTTCCAATTTACAGAAACTAAAGCCAATCAATCCAAGCTCGCTGCGTCAAGTCCAAACTTGCATGCGCAGTGGCTCTGTAACGACTGACTTGTGTTTGGCCTTGTCAGGGGCAGCCAGGGGCAGCCAGGGGCAGCCAAGGGGCAGCCAAGGGGCAGCCAAGGGGCAGCCAGGGGCAGACAGGAGCAGACAGGGGCTACAGTATCAAAGCTCTGTCCGTTCATTTGTTGTGTCTTGCTCTCGCCACTAATAGCACACGTCGCTTCCATTCGTTGACGCACAGCCAAGCGACTTGTGAGCACCGTTGACAGACCGAGTGGCGATAATGACATCTTATTGGTTTGGACGCAACAAGGAACAAATTGAAGTGCGATGAATGGACTGGTGATGTGCTATTTGAAATGGTCAAGTTTCAGTTGACCTCACAGAAACATTTGACTACACAGCAGCGACTCAATTGTATTTTTCGATCAAGTTCACTATTGGTGCACTTgactggctgcctgcctgccaaaCGTTCTCCATGCATCATTCTGCAAGTTTTTGCGTCATTTGACATGAAAGAGCGCTATTTTCCAACCTTTGTTGCGGTCGGTCCCATGACAGCGCAGCCACCGTCCGATCGCAGCGAcagcttgtatgtatgtatgta is a genomic window of Syngnathus acus chromosome 15, fSynAcu1.2, whole genome shotgun sequence containing:
- the LOC119134370 gene encoding ladderlectin-like isoform X1 gives rise to the protein MQFALGVLLLCGGISGSWAASIQKGPRCPAGWTKLDTRCFIFQNESLNFRLAETVCNILGGNLVSIHSQLENEVVRHMILAGAGSFARTWIGLYDRIVDGDYLWTDGSAVDFFDWAPGRPTMNNNQDCVEINFPNNDQWNDRGCGRRQPFVCAKDQNHF
- the LOC119134370 gene encoding ladderlectin-like isoform X2; this translates as MQFALGVLLLCGGISGSWAASIQKGRYCPAGWTKLDTRCFIFQNESLNFRLAETVCNILGGNLVSIHSQLENEVVRHMILAGAGSFARTWIGLYDRIVDGDYLWTDGSAVDFFDWAPGRPTMNNNQDCVEINFPNNDQWNDRGCGRRQPFVCAKDQNHF